ccccctcgcttctaccatatttttttccgtcatggacggcccaaagaatgtcatgcagctgcgtctccggcccgcacaggacgaaaagcccattttttgtcatgattttttgtcatagaagtaggagcccaccacatctatgatgataccgggttttgtcacaattatcgtcatagaagtgtcatatgtatgacagaaaaaaaattcattcggccgaaaatgtcacgaatgtgtctttttttgtagtgaaacgtGTCGATGGTCCGGCCCTTTTAATAgtgacgaaaaagggtttccccgctttatattataaatcAACCACCGAGCATAACAAGGTATCGACAAAGGTTCAAGAGCAGTTCAAAGAAAACAAACTAGTCTAGTCAGCCCATTTAATAGTGGTGTTGTGCATGGGCCATGGAGGTCAGCATGTGTGCCGGCCTGGCACGGCCCATCTACTAAGCATGCCTGGTCGGGCCGTGCCGTGCCTGGCCAGTTTAactcgagaaaattccttatttgacactatcttaaaatgtgcttccttatttgacactagaaaaaaatgcCTTCCCTATTTGGCACAAGTTCTAATTTTTATTCCCTATATGACATTTCCGTCCATTTTaagcctaaatgacacctgaaaagactcttttgcccctcatgtggtatgtgtgtgGGGGGCAATAGTGCACACACGCAGCATCAGTGCGAGGGCATgagcacacacgcagcaacacatacacatgcaccaacacacacgcacgcgcacacacacacgcaacaacacgcacacgcacgtgcacacacacgcatgcacacgcagcaacacacacgcacgcagcacacacacatacacacacatgcagcagcagcagcacacatgcaggcagcacataggcacgcaacagcacacgcgcgcgcgcacgtacacacgcagtagcaaacacacacgcagcagcacacatgcacacacacacatgcagtagcagcacacatgtgcgcgtgcacccacacacgcaacagcacacacgcgcgcgcacacacataccGCATGAGGGGTAAAATCGTCTTTTCAGGTatcatttaggctcaaaatggacgaaagtgtcgtatagggaataaaatttaggactagtatcaaatagggaagaaaaactttttcagtgtcaaataagaaaccagattttaagacagtgtcaaataaggaattttctcgtTTAACTCAGGCCGCGCCATGCCGGGCCAGGCCGGCCCATTTGGCCAGGTTTGTGTTTAAGTGCCCCAACTGAGACACACACATCCTCTTCATTCTTTCCAGTAACAATCTCAGCGTTCTTTAAATCTAGTGGATGATATGTGATCTTATTTCACACTTGGTGTCATCGGACACGAAATGTGTAAACTGTTAAGGTTTTTATGTATTTATTTTATACAGAGGCTGGAAGCAGTAAAAATTTGCTTTATGCTTTTTATAAGTGTCTCTAACCTTAATACAACTTTATACTAGAactagtataaagttgagacatttattttgagacggagggagtatataaaaaagaagttgacgcaaCAGTCTTAACATTTTGAGACGAAACGGAGGTACTCATAGGATCACAGTGGTCTGGAAGAATCTGAGAAGGGCAGTATCAGGACCATGCTGCGTGCTCATATGCCTCCTCCACTACACATGCAAAAGTTGTATTGTAACTTCAACCCTACCAGGAAGCCAGCGCCTAAATAAACACATGCATGCAGTCTGCATGGGAAGCATTCAGTTCAAGTGTTAGCCGTCCATGGTCCAATCAACTGTTTTTGCAAAAGCTCCGAAAAGATGAGGGGGGAAATATATTAGGAGTAAGAGGTGACATAAAGCCTTTTCATTCATAGCAGGTGACATGAAAAGCTTTTCCTTGCCCCTAGCTAGCTCTCTTCTTTTGCATGACAGTGTCACAAAAGAATATGGGTAACATTGAGTCTCATGCATGGCACTGAGAAGGTTTTGGAACCAAAGATGTTCCTCAAGGAAAAAGGATGATTTTGGAACTAAAGCCCCCAATCATTTTACTTTGCCGTCTTAGTTTGCTTGGACATGGAATATTTCTTGACACATGTATATCTCATAAAACTATTAAATAATCGAACATGTAAACAAATGGACCAACTCAATAGGGCATATGCCAGCTTTACAAAGGCATCATTTCCTTCCTTTCCCAAATGTTAGCTTCTTTGCTCAAACATGTTTCAAAAAGTAAAAGTAAATTGGTGTACACAATTAACTAATGAAGCAATAGAATCAGAAAGCAAGAAAAAAAAAGTATGGTATACTCCTGATTATTCAATACTAATATGGTGACAATTGACCAAAAAGACCACGGTAAACGATGATTGCCACAATGATTTGCATTGATCAGCGTGAGCAACCACAGCCGGCGGTTAACTGACCTTCTCTTGTGATGTCATGGCCTTTGTTTTATGTactctcctttttcttttttctgtttcccCTTTTGCTTTTTCTCAAATATCGTCTTTGTCTCTTTAGACATACGAATTTATGCACTCAGATGAAACTTCCATCCTTCTATCTAGACACATTGGGTGAAGAGAAAGCTAATTCTAGatagaggggggaggggggggggataaAAGCTGGGGTTTGATTTTGTTGGACACTTTGCCTTTTGGGTGTTTCCTGGAAGCCACTCCTCCTATGCTACTATACCTGTGCTTTTTAGTCTTGTAGACGATTGGTGAAATGTATGATGATCCTATCATGGCAGTAATGATGATGTTTTGGCTCGGCTTTGGGTACCTCTCCAAGACCGGCTAGTGCCCTAAGGTGCATGGCAGATGTGTTTGCTCTTTCACCCATGATGATCCTGGTTGTCAGAAGGCCAGAAGGATGGGTACTGCCATTCTGTGTCCTCCTTGCTGCCTGATGTTTCCTGAAAGAAAAGGAGGGGTAAACAATTAGAAGTCTTGCAGAGATCAAGAGTTACTTGATATTTGTAAAAAAATAGTTCCTTGGTCCCATAATACAAGACATTATTACATCCAATATAGGGAGTAGAACAAAGGTTAAGACAGTGTCGTACAACTAGGGTATTAGACCGGTGACAGTGGCGTTCCAccgtaaaaattatatcattgatctAGTTGTAAAAAGTTAGAGCACTGATCTATGGGATCAAAGCCCGGTCTTGTATCTTACTAGTTGTAGTGTGGTACCCAGTTAGTAATACACACATTTGTAACCAATGTGAGTACTTCCTCCATCCGGGATTGTTAGTCGGCTCATGCCCACCAGATATTCCTAATTTGACTACCATGAAGAGAAATGGCACCAGAAACAAGAAGAAATAAATATCTAGTAGCAGCACTACATGTGCGCCATTATTGGTACTACGATCGAACTTCCCATGTTCAACACTAAAAAGATGTGAAgtctgcgggagagagagagagagagagagagagtttcttACTCCTCCTTTGGACCTCCTCGATGTACATCCCATGATCACCTCTTCGAGGCCAGAAGTCGACCGTCCATCGAACTTTCGCGTTTGGTGTGGCCGCTCATCCTCCTAATCACATTCGTTTTGTGTCACAGATTAATCAAACCAAACCGTAAGAATAAAGTGTATATACTTAGGTACAACGCCAAACAAACTGCATGGATCATGCTGGTAAGCTACCTGATTATGGTAGCTCGGTGCCCCATGACCATAGGGCTCCGCCGTCGGCGCCGCAAGCACAACCGAGCCCTGGTGGACAGGCGGCGCCGCAATCAGCGTGGCAATGGGGTCCGTCGGTGTGCTTACGTGGAACGCCGCTGTCGACGAGTGGTGGTGCTCCTGCTGGAGGCCGgcgtagtggtggtggtggcgccggtgATCGTGCTCGTCCACGACGTGATGCTGCTGCTGGTGGGGGTGCTGATGGTGAAGCGATGCAGGACGATGCAGCACTCCCTCGTCAGCCCTAACTTGCACCACTTGGTGATCTGATCCTCCCATTCCCACCTGCGTGTATACACATTAGCTGTAAATGTTAATACTTGCACGGTATAAATCGTACTGTACGTAATAATTAACTACATTGACAAGTATTCCCTTCGATATTTATATATGGACTGGATTGAAATGAATGAATAAACACAGTAAAATGTGTCCATATACATCagaaaaaaagttagaacatcttataatttgGAACGGAATGATACTACATGGTAACCCATAACTTAATTTTGTTAGTTCTCTAAGAAAAACTTAATTATGTTACACTCAAGCTTTATTGATGAGTAAACGTCTCACTGTTTGGTAGACAGGGAAAGTGAACAAATTTAGAAAGTAATGCAAGAGATATTATTCTTAGATTTTGTATATGCTGATACATATATAAACATGTGGGTAATGAATAGACTATTCGTGCCCTTAATTAGGGTTGCTTGCTGTGTGGACAAAGTGATGCCCTAATTAAGCACAGTATTTGATACTGTGCAGATTGTGGACTAGGCGTGTAATAGAACTGACCTACAACCAGTTTGTGTACGTCTTCTTACATCTTAATTAATTGCATGGCATGGAAATATGTGTTACTTcagcattgcatgcatgcatgtaggtcAAAGACATCCATCACTTTAGGTAAGATCTCAACCCTAGCTATTACTGTTTTCTTCAAGAATTTCCCTCACCTTACCATTATATTAATTCATTGATCAGATTGTGCTGAATGGACACATTTGCCTTGACACCACAGTGACCCCACAACCCTCCCAAACAAAAACTTTGCATCAAATTCCTACCTACATTTCGTTGATAATGGAAAAGGGAACATTTCATCTCCAAGATACCTTCCTACTTCAAATTGAAATAAAGAAATATGATCAATTTTACAGCATCCAAATTGAAATGAAAAGGACATGAAGCCGATAATGTGAGCAGTTCTGCTGGCTATATAGGTAGGCTGAGGAAGCCGGAATCATACATACTCTATAACTTAGTGAAAGTGCCGTGCATACGACACTTGAGGTTACGATTGCAATATGATGCTTAATCCGGTTGACTCCCTTGCTTTGGGCTGATGCATCAAAGGCCCCCATGTAAGGTTGTACTAAAATCGTACAAGATTTATCGTACGCATAGCAACACTCATAAGATAGCGTGTCTACCAGGACTATTAGTGGAAGCTAGCTATTTAGTTTCTGAAGATTCACATCGGGTTTCCTTTGATGTGCCAATGTGAAAACACACGATGGCATGAGTTATGCCGTAAACATCTATTGTTACCATGTCTTAGTCGCTTCCACGCTACCATATAGCTTGGAAAGCAACACAAATAAGTCATCCCCAAACAAATTTAACCGAATAGAAATCTTCAAAACCACAAAACTTTGAATACAAATTTTATCTATGCCCGGAGAAGCAAAATAAATACCAAAAATACGTGTAACTTATTGTTTAATGTTATATACTTTTTGTTGATATGCAAATCACATTATAATGACTTACATCAGTCGATGTGCTTAAATGTGCTATTTTGTACTCGACAATTCAATATTCATGATGAATGTCGGATCGGTGTTTTTGGTTTGACATTGCTCTTCATGAAAGGTTTTGATTTTGTCATTCCACTCACCCTAGCTGCAAATATATCTCCCAAATTTTGAAAGGAAGAAAAGCATCTAATAATTTAAAACTATGATTTCTTTTCTTGTGTGATTCCTCTAAACCTCTTTGCTCCTCCAACCCACCTATTCTTCCTCCTACCTTATTGTTGGGAAACGTATAAGGAAACTAAGTTCATCGACGTCACGAGGTAAGGGGTCGGCATCATCCAGTTAGCGCAAGTGAGACCCTAGCCCCAAGGGGTGGAGGTCAACAGCTCTAGCCATTATCGTTCTCTTCAACCGCAACTCGGGTCAACCTCCCCACTCCATTTTGCGTCCCTCTGCACATCCCTCTTATTcccacttcctctctctctccatcgggCATGCCCGACCTGCCTCCCTTCCTCTTCTCATATCGACATCGGTTGCATGTAGATCCTgactttgttttttttttctgaaaaggaGGACATCCCAATCTAGAGCCGGTAGGTGAGTGTTTCACTCTAAGTTGTTCAATGTGCATTTTCACTTGATATCTTGTCTATTTTTGGATCCCCCCGtctctccctcccctctccccccaACAATATGTTAGATTGAATGACTAAGGAAATGCCAAATAAAACTTATTTAATCTTTGTGAGGAAGGGCTCGGCATCATCCGTTTAGCGCAAGTGAGACCCTAGCCTCATGGGGTGGAGGTCGCAGCTCTAGCCATCATCGCTCTCTTCAATCACCACTCGGGTCAACCTCCTCGCTCCCTTTTGTGTCCCTCCGCACATCCctcttagggggtgtttggttctgggactttttagtcccagagactagaaaaagtcctaaaaAGTCTCTAgaaaccaaacatgagggactttttttatatggactagaaaaagactctactagagagtcttttttgattagtccctgggactagaaaaagtcctaggacttctcaAACAAACACCACCTtattctctcttcctctctctccatcGGGCATGCCTggcctccctcccttcctcctctCATATTGACATCGGTTGCGTGTACATCCAAACTGTGTTTTTGTTTCTTCTGAAAAGGAGGGTATCCCATCTAGAGTAGGTAGGTGAGTGTTTCGCTCTAAGTTGTTCAATGTGCATTTTCCCTTGATATCTTGTCTATTTATGGATCCATCCGTCTTTCCATTCCCATCTGCCCCCAACAGTATGTTAGATTGAACGGCTGAGGAAATACCAAAAAGAAACTTATCTTTCATCTAAAAAAACATCTTGCACTCGTGCCGCAAGCCCAAATCCCCCAACTACTACTAGAAGAGAACTACTCCCTCGGTCAAGAGAGGGAGTACTACTAGAAGAGATTGATCAAAACTAACCTCCTCGATGTTGTTTCTGAATTGTGAGAAGCTGAAGTCCTGAATGCGTGTGGTGCCATGGAATGCGGCGTTGACCATGTCGGACGGGGTCATGTGCACCGCCCGTGATCTGCCCGCACCGTCGGCCCTCCTCCTCTCCATGGCGAACGTGCCAGTGCTAGACGCCGGGACTGATGCCGAGGCTCCATCCCCGACGCCGCACTGCCTCGGCTGCGTCTGGTAGAAGATCTTAGATACGACGAGCTCGCCCTCGCGCTCTTCCTCAGACTCGCCGAGgtgatactggtgcatcacccagttggtcttCTCGGGCTTCCGGTGCTTGCCGAAGTTGGTGTAGAGCACCAAGATCTTCTTGCACCCCCTCTGTCGGCCGCCCACAGCCACCGGCCGCGTCTTGCCAGTCTTGTGCCACCGCGTCTCACTccgctgctgttgttgctgctgctggtgaGCCGCACCCGCAGCTACTGATCCGGCGGAGGAGAGAGCGGAAGCGTCCACGGTTGCCGGCGGCTGGATCTTGCGGCGCTTGCGGGTGCCAGTGGTGTAAGCCTTGGACGGCCGGTGGAAGAAGTGCCTGCTCAGACCGTCCTTGGACACACCTGCATGAGCATGGCCATGGATGTCAGGACGTGCATGCCACCCGAGGATTAGTCATGTCTGTTTTGGTTGGACGACTTTAAGAAAAACATGACTTTGGAAAAAAAAGCGAGAAAAGAGACAGTGATGCAGCTATGCAACATCACCCCGTCGGCTGTTGGAGGATATAACAACCTTGAGAGGGGGACAAAACCTAACTTTGGAAGCTAGGGGCAGATCTCATGTCACATTTcattctagagagagagagagagagagagagagagagagagaaatatgcCATGGCCATTAATGTCGTACGTGCAGTACCGAGAGATATGGGTGTACAATATTTTCTTCCTTTTGTTCCAAGATTCCTACAGTGCACTTGAAAATCTACCAGTAATATACTTTTCATATGTATGGAGATACGCGCATCAAGTATTCAAATGCAAAGCAAATCCCAGAACACGAAAGACAGGATGGTGAATGTATacacaatagaatagcgagaacaTAAAAAAATAACGAGAACAAAAAAAAGAGCCTGAGCTACGAaacaagaaactgaaattgcagaACTCCAAAAACTAAAACATTGTATTTCGAGAAAATATTCCTGACAGAAGAAAGCACTTTCAAGAGATTGGAAACGTACGGTGGGTAGCTAGAAACAGATGTTCTAGATTTATAATATAATAAGTTACTACGCTATAAGTTAACTTCCCGGCAATAGAAAAAACTATGCAAATTAACCTGGCAGTTTCTCCGGGTGGGTGTAACAGATGCCATCCTCCCCCTCAATGGTGGGTATGAACTCGTCGATGAGAGGGTGAGACGGGGCTGCCACGGCCGCCGTGCCGCCGGACTGGACTTTCGCCTCTAgatgctcgatcagctcctgatccgtcgGGTCGAATTTCACCCCGGCCGGCAGCCCCACCCAATCCTGCGGGCAACATACATATACACAATGAATCAACAGAAAGAAGGCCTATAGCAGAACCGAAATTGTCACGGGCCGAGATCGTGCGTATGTACCAGCTTCTGGTCGATCTTGTGGCCGCACCTGGGGCAGCAGCTCGACTCCGACATGTACTTGCGGTGCTCCTCAATCCTCGATCCGATGAGGTGGTGGCCGCCGCTGCTTGTACCTCCTCCTGTCGTTGCCGTTGCACCATCGTCCATGTCTCAGTCGTCACCTCAGTTACTCCTGCCAAGGGGACAGTAGCACCTTGCCTGGCTATCTTCCCTGCCTAAGCATGATCACATGTAAGAGAGAGGATTATTCACAGGgtggagggaggaggagaaggaagaagaggtggaTGGAGACAGGAGAGATAGGGGTGGAGAGGAAAGGGAGAGACCGgccggggggagggggtggtgaAGGGGGTTTTGAGGAAGTAATAAAGATTTGGAGACCAGAATTCCATGTGTATATCGCTTTAACTGAaggggtagagagagagagagagagaaaggaaaaggTTCTCCAGGTACGCACGAAACACCTTTGGACACACGCTAGATCAAGCTGTCCCTCCCTATAACTCCACCTATTTCATCTCCCAAAAAAATAAACCGCCACCTGTCTCTAGAGAGATACTACCCTCTTTTCCGGTCCTCTTTTCCAGTTTGTAAGGCTTACTCGtttccatttaaaaaaataaaaccgtTTCAAAAAGAAAAAGACTTTACTCGTTTCCCGTATCTCTAGGTTGACGATTTGACCAACATAATACGAGTTATATTTCACCAAAAAAAATATACCATTAAAAACTTCAAAAGTTATATTTCTAATGATATAATTATTATAATACACAATTCATATTAAGTTGGAAAGACTAACAATCTAGGAGTATGCCCTGGACttgtaaactggaaaggaggtagtatgtcTCTGCTATGCATGCACACTTCTATTGCTCACTTAATGCTGCTCCTAAATATAAAATTAATTCAGTTGATACTAGAGTGATACTCAAGGCTAATATGAATCACAATTTTGGGCACTGTATTTTCTAAATATAGGATACATTGCAGTATTGGTTGGCGCAGTCATCCTAGAATGGTTCGAGAAAATTGGAATGTTTTTATATTGGACATATTGCAACGTTTTGGATATATTTAATTCTTATACTAAATAGTTTTACTGGCACAAAATTCAGAAGAAATAATATTATTATAACATAAACACATGTTACATGCTAGTAAGTGTTTTTTTGCGGGTGCTATATGTGTTTTATATGAATAGGATAAGCCCTTTGTGCCAGCTATATTACAAACCTCAGTTAGATATAAAGTAAACTCTAAGTCACCAACTATTTTGTATTATTGTAAGGTGTCCATGGTGCCGAGATTTATCTTTGGCCAATAATTAGTTAAAAATATGAGGATATTCATATGTGAGAACTAACTATTGGTCAGACTAGAATAAGTCATGGAATTGTCCACCTTACATTTCTTGGTGGAGAATTGTTGTGAAACTTATGTTATTCAGGAATGGAATATCTATTTAATTAAAACACTAAATGTTGAAATGTTGAATTATTTGTGTTACATGTAAAGGTGAGCTAGAAAAACTCTCGTAGAAAGAAAACACTTGACAANNNNNNNNNNNNNNNNNNNNNNNNNNNNNNNNNNNNNNNNNNNNNNNNNNNNNNNNNNNNNNNNNNNNNNNNNNNNNNNNNNNNNNNNNNNNNNNNNNNNNNNNNNNNNNNNNNNNNNNNNNNNNNNNNNNNNNNNNNNNNNNNNNNNNNNNNNNNNNNNNNNNNGGGGGGATGAAAAACGAACTAAAATGATTTATTACACTTCTTTGAGATCCCACAAGCCAACATGCCAATATCAAAGCAAAAAATTGTAGCATGCACTATATTATTTTCCAAAAGGGTGTTTCATTTTTGTCTCTCACATTCACTTCACTCGTACACATTACATCCTTCCCCAACTACATGTTTCTCGCTATATAGTTGACACCCTTGTTGACATTTACTCCATCACAACCTCCACCTTTCAGCTCATGAAAAAAAACATATTTTCAACCGCCCACTTAACCTTTGAACTAAAAATATAATAATCAAATAAAAATGGTGAAATTTTAACTGAACATATGAACTTTCTATTAACAAATCAACGAACTTATTAGTCATCTCCTAAACCAAATACAAACTCTAATAACATCAAATACCGGGAACAAGGGCATCCATGCACTCACCTTATTGGATGCCGGTAGCGTTGCGGGACCTTCCACACTAGAGATATCTTGACCTCTGGATGAGTTGTTGGTATAAAGCAAAGCACCACGAAGGCATCAGATGGGAGACGGTATTAGTGGATTTTGGGATGCCGCCAATGAATGAATGGGCAGAAGTGTGAGCAAggtggaaaataataataatggGAGTATTGAATGAGTAAATAAATGGTTTTGCGGCCTATTATGATATTCCCCGTATTCAACTAAGGAAAAAACACCACAAAGATGTCAAATGGGAGGGTATCAGTGGATTTGGAGGTGCCAACTACGGTTGAATAGGAATACGCGTGAGCGAGGGCGAAACAATGAGAGAAGTATTGAATGGAGAAATAAATGTGTATGCTACACCTCCGTATGCGATTGGGTCAAGCGCGTAGAATCCCTCCCTATGTGCCAGAAGGGTGGCACATCAAGCGCTCTGATTTTATCAATAAATATCTATGTCTTCAAAATTTTGCTGTCCAATATTAACTACATACTCAAAATTTTAGGGTGCCTATCAAATATCCTAATATTAGCTACTGAAAAGCATATATTTTTTCCAGTTTCAAGCTTAATCTCTTAACTAAAAATCAAAACTAAATCGATATGAACTTTAGCTTAACAAATTAGCCAAATGTGCACTCATtttttcaaaccaaaaggcatTGTCGGTAACAACAAGCATCATAGCACGAAGCAAAGCACAACGAAGGCATCAGATGAGAGATGGTATCAGATGAGAGATGGTATCAGTGGATTTCGAGGAGTTAGAAACAATTGAATAAGAGAAGGCTTGAGCGGGAGGTGGGATAATGAGGGAACTATTGAATGAGGAAATAATGTGTGTGCACCTTCATATGATATCCTCCATGTGATCAAATTAAACGTATATAGTCCCTCNNNNNNNNNNNNNNNNNNNNNNNNNNNNNNNNNNNNNNNNNNNNNNNNNNNNNNNNNNNNNNNNNNNNNNNNNNNNNNNNNNNNNNNNNNNNNNNNNNNNNNNNNNNNNNNNNNNNNNNNNNNNNNNNNNNNNNNNNNNNNNNNNNNNNNNNNNNNNNNNNNNNNNNNNNNNNNNNNNNNNNNNNNNNNNNNNNNNNNNNNNNNNNNNNNNNNNNNNNNNNNNNNNNNNNNNNNAGAAAGAAGCGCTCTGATTTTACCAACTTATATGTGTATTAACTACATGCTCAAGAAAGTATTAAACTTTACCTACCGAATATCATAATATTAGTATCGTTTTACTACAAGTACAATTTCATCATGGATTTGATTTACTTCTCAAAAACACATTCATAATAATTGTGTTAGGGCATGGTCAAAAGACTTGGCTGATCAGGTGACTCTTCGCCCTACCACACAAGAATATTATTGAGGTGGAGCACAAAGGATGGAGTGCACACATCTTAGTTATCTCAAACGGGATTTACGGCATAATCAACTAAAATGTCATGGTCACTACAAATGCCAAAGATAAAAGTCACCCAACTCATACAGGTCTTTGTCTAGAACCATCTAAGGTGAAGTTTTTTCTAAACGGCTTGGAAACTGTCTAAGATACCACGATATCGGTGACTCCAAAGGAGACCCCTCTTGAAACTGTCATATATGACATTGAGAAACCATCTTAGATAACCTTTTCAGTAGCAAATGAATCATCCTAAATACTCATATTCTACTCGAAGAGTCACGAGGAATCAAAGCTCTAGAATCGACCTTGATGACTTGTTGAGTTTGTAGTCTCCTGGTATTCTTTTTTTTCCTCCAAATCAATGTTTTAGGTAATGGTCGAGAAACAATACCGAGCAACACCGGTAGAACCGATTACCGCTGGTAAGTGGAAATGTTGGCATTTTGGGATGTGCTCGCATTTTTGTAACATTTTATGAATTTGCACAAACCTTGTTCGAGCATGAATTTTCAATCGGTATACTTGTTTATTGGGAGTACACgtgtcgatatatatatatatatatatgtgcacaCTACTCCCAATACTTTTTTAGATGTGGAAATAAATtttcaaaaaagagagaaaagggctACCTCGAGCCTGGTAA
The sequence above is drawn from the Triticum aestivum cultivar Chinese Spring chromosome 7A, IWGSC CS RefSeq v2.1, whole genome shotgun sequence genome and encodes:
- the LOC123147996 gene encoding NAC domain-containing protein 75 — encoded protein: MDDGATATTGGGTSSGGHHLIGSRIEEHRKYMSESSCCPRCGHKIDQKLDWVGLPAGVKFDPTDQELIEHLEAKVQSGGTAAVAAPSHPLIDEFIPTIEGEDGICYTHPEKLPGVSKDGLSRHFFHRPSKAYTTGTRKRRKIQPPATVDASALSSAGSVAAGAAHQQQQQQQRSETRWHKTGKTRPVAVGGRQRGCKKILVLYTNFGKHRKPEKTNWVMHQYHLGESEEEREGELVVSKIFYQTQPRQCGVGDGASASVPASSTGTFAMERRRADGAGRSRAVHMTPSDMVNAAFHGTTRIQDFSFSQFRNNIEEVGMGGSDHQVVQVRADEGVLHRPASLHHQHPHQQQHHVVDEHDHRRHHHHYAGLQQEHHHSSTAAFHVSTPTDPIATLIAAPPVHQGSVVLAAPTAEPYGHGAPSYHNQEDERPHQTRKFDGRSTSGLEEVIMGCTSRRSKGGETSGSKEDTEWQYPSFWPSDNQDHHG